TCCGGTATTACTTCGCGCATTTTTACAACATTCTCACTAAATACTGCGATCATCGTATACCGTTtcgactcaaatcccgaacataactcatattccgaacactggcgttttccGCACTTAGGATCAAGTTTGAAACGAATTTGAGGTCCTATGGAGAAAATCACACGAATAAAGCTAGGATGGCCaattaaaagcgagtgttcggaatatgagtcaaaacggtataggCTCTCAAACGATCTAAAAACTAAAAACTTACATGAATCGCTCAATTGTGATGAATATCTATGTGGAGTAGACTTCCCCGTAAGACAGACCTTTGATGAAAGGTTGCTCCAGGACTTTGATACCAGAATTTTTTGTTCGCATTTTAGATAACTATAATGTGAAAGAACATCTACGTTGCCTAACCTAATGAAATGCTTCAAGAACTTTGGGAGTAAAATACTGTGGAAACAGGTTCCACTTTCGGTTCAAGATTCGATTAGTTGTGCAATACGGTTCATAAGAGGAGTTTAAAACCAATAACTAGCCTTGATGGCTAGGGGAAGAGCTATACTAAAGAAAGATGTTTCTGATAAAATTATAGAAACtcttttcatcatataaaattgAAGCATTCTCAGTGGAGTTCTCAAGTTTGTGCTTTGATGGGACATTCTCAAGGAAGctttggagaaacttctggatgaaaATCTAACGGATTTTACTAAGGGATCCATTAAAAAATATCGACTGATTCTTTTCAGAACTCCTGAATGAACTCCTTCAACAGAGTATAGTGGAACTATAATTTACGAGAAATGAATTTCTTGTTTGCAAAATCATGTGGGCCAAAATCGCCATTTTTTCTATGTTAGTTTTCCATCTATGGTGCGATACCTTAGGGAGGACATTCAGTGGCTACTAATGATTATAAATGTTcagaaacattgtttttttattattgtctttatttataAATACAGAAATCAAATCAGTCTGGGACTTTTTTAATACCTATTCTACGATACACTAAGACTGTTCAAGTCAAATTTGAGAGCACAAGAAAATCCTACAGAAAACGGAAGAACTCTCAAAGAAAAAttgtatattttttaaaatatttactaGTGAACACGAATAGAGCACGTTGATAAATTTCAGCCAAGAGTTTGGATTAAATAGGCATATGTGCGATAATGATGAGTGCCAATAAGTAAGTTGAATAAATACTAATAATATTTGGGCTCATGATgtttaaagatttgaaaataacatGCCCTTAGCATTGcgatggagagaaaatattgatCATTATTTTGTCGCATTATTTTCCATTCTATAGCTGTTGAACTAGCACTATTTCAATTTCTCACATTGAACTCATCACACGATTTATATTCGTctaaataaatcatttattactGATTGACTTATCACACACGAAACACAAACAAAAGCAAATACCAATTATCAGCTCTCATGACGCACTCTAGCCTTGTAACATATTTGAAAATCCGCTCGCGAGGGCTCCAACTTTCACATTACCACTACTCTGAAAACTGGACGACGCACCGAAAGACTTCGTTATCGTTGTTCCATCGGGAAGTACGATCGTTTCCACTCCGGTGTTGCTGTTCGCGCCCTGACCAGATCCATCCTTTCCGATGTTCTGCGATTGGCTGGATCCTGTCGATCTGTTTCCCTGCTGACCGTTGGTCACGTACTTTTCGTTGGTGGTTTGAGCCTGACTGGCCTGGCTGCCGTGTTTGCCCACCAACGACGACGCAGCTCCGCCTTCGGTCTGCTCTCTAATGTTTGCACCATCCTTCACGGTGTTGGTATTTGTATTGGCGTTGGACATCTGCTGATGATCCTTGCCAAAATTCGCCGACTGACTCTGTCCGCTGTTTTGGCTCTGGAACTTGTCTCCGGATTGGAATGACTGTTGCTGCGTATTGGCGGCACTCAGCTGCCCACTGGACCCATCGTTGGCCAAATTGGAGGATACGCTTCCGCCGGCTGTTTGCTGGCCGATTCCTTGCGGGCCTACCATCGTTTGTGAAGCCGTATTGGCGGCACTGCTCTGAGTGTGCCCCCGGCGCATGGCGATTTCCCGCTCTTCCCACGTTAGCTCTTCATCCGGTCGAAAAATGAAATCGCTGCGTTTTAACCGTTGGGGACGTGCTTCGACGACGGCCAGCATCAGGAAGCAAGTTATACACGTTGATAAGATGATTTTCATATTGtcgtttttttgttgttgcttgGACACTTACAGACTTACAACCACGCTTAGTGGGATTTAACAACCGACTGACGGTGCAGAAGCTGGTGGCCGTGCATGATGTTTTATTGGTCACACTCAGTACGACCACTCTACAACCACAAACGATTAACGAGGGTAGTGGAGGAAGTCAATGGAACAACTGATTAACCTATGTCAGTGTAGCTGATGTTTAAAAAATCGCCGGCATAGTAAAATCCAATCAATTGATTATAATAAAGTGTTATGAATAACGAATACCGGAGTTTATGGGAAGAACccaaaacaaatataatattgTTTTGGTTGATGGCTCGTGACTAGTGATAATAAatgacaagaaattgaaatcgACTCTGTCAGGATAGGATGTCGCTCTCAATGATTCATATTTCcagtttatttacatttttaatttatgtgCGATCTTTGAACATTTAAGAATCAATCGCGCTTTTTAACGAATTTCAAATATATCAGCTCTTAAAAAGGATGGTTTCTTCAGGCGTGAATACTACGGTCGCACATAAAAATTTTCTCAACCTTCCCacaatcttgaaaaccattgtgtcataaatgataaaaataattatattttgTCTTGGGATTATTAAGAAACATTAAGTTACGGGTGGAAAAGTTATAGTTGGTATGTTTAGTgtaacaaatatttaaacaGAAAGTAAGTTTTCACATATTGCacattttcaataaatgtaAGTTGCATTGTAAACAACAATTTGTCTAGGTGTACGCTTTCTTCATTCAAATGGGGATTCCCGTACCACAACCAGTGCAGTGTCTCATAATTCTCACTAACTTCACCTTCCAACGTTCGTTGCTTTGAGCGTGAATCGTAGCAACTAGTTTCCGTTTCGAGCTCGCGAGTTTGTAACTGACTTCCTTCACTGACCCCGCAGGTATGGCGGAGTACGGCGCGTAATTCCCCGCCTTTAACCAAAACAGCCACACTGACTCAGAATCGAACTGATCGTTGACCAACGACCATGTAGCTTCTGCTACATTGCATTGTCACCTACGGGACTAGGCGGGTTCAACGGTATTGCAATGAACTTGAATCCGTTCGGTGCGAACGATGTCCGGTAAGTCACGCACAAGCGCGAGCAGCAGTTTAGTGGTGCTCAATAGTGAAATAACACGACACACGATCACCGAAAAAACATCAAGAAACCTGTTTCTTCCGTCTGTGATGATGTTTAGAATGGGCAAATGCGAGGTGCGAGCGGGAAGCCACGGCACAGGCGGAAATAAAAAGTCGCTCGGAAATCTGTGCAAAATACAAGATGTTCTTCTCGCTTGTTGTCGTATAGGTTAATGCACAGTGGGTAAAATACAGTAATGAACTTAAACAACGTTAAAAATCATTATAATAAAGATCTGAAAAAAACATGTACGGAATGGTTCTAATGTAGAAATGAAATAGCAAGTACATTTTGTATAGCATTTGCATTATATACATATGAGagttgtgtattttttttcaaatcattggTTTTTTCGAAACCATTCTGGGTCCCAAACGACTGGGCCctattggttgcttcctcgctttccgcatcgcgtttgaagtttttatagaaattagtatgggaaaacgtatatttttgcaattttacttCTAGAGCTTTCAGTTCATCGGAAGCCAAGTGGCACaatgcgttaaagtataacccaaaggatgtcGAAGAACTTTGCTGAACAAGATACTTTGCTGGAACGCCCACGAAAAacgttataacgcttcgaatattgattgttcaaaccatatgcaaaaaatcgtttattctgccagcactgccgaactacgttgaccaataattcaactgagtgttatttcaaaattattgattttatagggTTTTTGAGCTAATGGGAGTTTAAAcaataaattttcgaaacgtaaattttttttttgtaggccTTCCAAGCACATACCTTCTTCAGGAAAGTCTTTCGGTACCTTTCAGTTTATATGCTatcgtattgagtcacgtgattgacgaATAATTTAAGCCACTAagagcaaaaatataaaaaagttcgttttcccTTGGTAACTTCCATATTAATTTAAAACACGATGCGGGTTGCGAGGACACAACCGATTGAggccatattttgcacagttgcttggggtcccaaaatgattcagaaaaaccttggtCTCACTTGATAGGATTAAGTTTGCATTTTTCCATGCAACTGCGCACACTCTCAAACGCATAGTCTACACATATGCTCCCTTCAAAATAATATTGTAGGCttttctttaaatatttgtgCAAGAAGCTCACATtagttgtattaaaatctatctATGAATCAATTATGCATGAgtgaaattttcataaatacaTATTTGGTTAGGTTCTCAGAGGCGCGTCCACGTCTCGAATCGTGGGTAGGACAACCGTTTTGaatcaaatcccgaacatgtcttatattccgaacactcacTTTTAAATAGCCATCtcaactttattcgtgtaattttatCCTTGAGATCTTAAGTACTTTTGAATCAATATTTATCCTGTGTACATTGATTATTATTTCGGATAAAAGATGCTAAAATACCAATATTCGCAGTATGAGCCTTGAGTCGGGATTTGAATAGATACGATACCTATAATCAATTTTACTAATCAAAAGAATCCAgatattcttctggaattctAAAGATCTTTTCGGGCAGAATCTTTTCATAATTTTCTTTTCGATTTCCAGGAGATGAATTGCATTTTAAAGATCTATCGAGCCTTTTTTAGAAGCTCAGATTAATTTTTGAACCATGAGGGTTTAGGCCAAAGTGTATCAGATTTTTATGAGAGTTTTTGTACAAGGAATTATAGATAaatgaacaaaaacaaaaataaaacggaATCTGAAATTTTGCAAGCGTTAGTAGAGGTTACGGattccagaattttctccaaTTTTTTAATGGTTTCAAGAACTTATCATTAACTACAAGAACTTTTATATCAacttttagaaatttcattGAATCAAACACTATTTGGAAACTGATACCTTCGATGCGAACCGTACCGTTAGTGGCTTAATATCCTGAGAGCGAGGTGATTACAATCTTGAGCGGCCGATAGGGATTTCATTTGTTGGTTTCTGGTTGGATTTCACGAATCTACATTTATTGACTTAAACACTGTACAGTCTAGACTggcccaaaatgcatgaaatcctgaatttcaaaccttgcacccttaaatgacagtttgggggtcccagaagctcccctgaaaatttcagctcattcggtccagtggttggcgtgcgcaaatgactcaaagtttgtatgggaaaagtgatccaaatgtatgtggaaacgcaaccgtttcagttttttgcttctaggtggcgctgtagtcgacggattcctgttgtggacaaaatgtagaaccttttttatataaggaagcgactggtgaagaccggatgtaaatccctttgaaattggccaagttataagcatccaaagtcgatggtgtcgagcgtgtcccccaggggtgtttaaaatgagagcaacgtaccaccgaccattgcgatggcgatgcaggcgtattcggtgccgtgcgaaattaaatgcatgattatcacgcaatctcgcgaatttttatccggttggtaaatactttccgtgctctgtacagtagtgttttttttttttttttttttttttacaagggagaatgcatttacacactaacccagtacacgtgcattgtagttgccaaactaccacacggaagtgtactggagtgtcggactcgaccataccggtaataccgactaaactcccttgggctccaccatcgtttcccccaggaactacctcgcagtactacttctggggggacggcagtactaagcgtactcactcattatcgctcacacaggcactcgtcccacgcgagactgacttgggtgctcgcaccccattcactccatttgagtcttacttggatgctctcccggacgctccgctgccatgcctcgaggtgtcaatagcggtaactgcctgggcctacagatattgcgctacgacactctgcctcagcacgagcagatcaatcacaccactgccgaagcagaccatacgctaccctgccgaagcagggacactccccatgcaccacatgtgcacaactgtaggtgtgtgggtacaacccactgctaccctgccgccgaagcagcttctccaaagaccattcgctccatgtgacccttttcgggtgctcactctaacactccactgcaatgcctcgaggtgtcgatgggatacctcgactcctgcctcagcatgtgcagtccatactcagacttctgctgcgctttgaggtgacaatagcggcggagacacgctatgacactcctgcctcagcacaaccagatcactcactccctgccgaagcagctcacgcgctaccctaccgaagtaggtacactccacaacttattctaacactccactgccatgcctcgaggtgtcgatagcggtatgtggggactaatcaacgatactacgctacgacactcttaccttagcatgtgcagtccatactcagacttctgctgcgcttcgaggtggccatagcggcggcgactcgctatgacactcctgcctcagcacaaacagatcacttactccctgccgaagcagctcacgcactaccctaccgaagtagggacactccacatgccagttggcactccctccctgggcttgtgcttttgaagcggcacacagtcgctttgatagagtccgcttacgggcacttggggttctttgggagggattttagcagcgcccactgctaaatcccaccacgccctaggcagttctccctgactcgcagacagctggggaggggtcgtcaagcccttggacatcatgctgttcctgctgtccctgctgccccatgtacagtagtgtagctagagaggaagggggtgacttaccactgaagccaacgagctgaagtttttaaggggagacaaaattcatgaaatatttgtaacgagttgttttcggacatcgtgatgcccgttgcatcaattttagaaCGATATGATATAATCGTTACAGGCAGAGGGACAGAAGGACAAAAAGACAGAGAGACCTGGGATATTAAATAAGTTTGACAACAGTTTGAACAACTCCTCTTTCAGCACAGTCATTCACtaacaaaaatgaattaattttatttctgctttcaataaattcttccaacTCATCCCATATAGGTAactcgccaaatgttgaacggctaatttctttgcctattgttgaacgcacgtgcatttcttatgggagtttaacaataggcgacaaaattagccgttcaacatttggcggtttcccctactaggatcttctttgagaaaatttgcagatattccagaaatttcaaaaaaaaaatcatcgtattttgagaaacaaaatccgaaagcgtacaagaagtcaacttatcgatcgtagatactttcaattttatttttcttacttcatcacccttacaagattttaaattgtgtgccatttcttttctctcatcagtagatatttctgggtcgaaaaaagccagagcgactagttcttcactcaagtaccatagatgatttgcaaatcttgaagccgcagccatatacacatttcttgattgatcagggaaagcatctcctaaagttatcaatttttttgccaggtttagatcatttcgtgctgctgatgagggtaaaggagctttaaaccaagaccaaatgtaaactcgtaaaataaaagcacacattactggaatttttcgcctttcatcatcggtcatgtcaaattggcctctaaacagccatattttaagacaatatattgctttcgccatccatctggcatgaattggaagaatttattgaaagtagaaataaaattaattcatttttggtagtgaatgactgtgctgaaagaggagttaaactagttcaagatttttgtggaaaactgacaaaaaatgaagaacagcttcaatatcttctcaaagttgttcaacaggcaaaattttccaggttgcactcgctctgttataaaggaaggcctagtagttgaaataaataattaatataggtataagtgttgtttgttgataactttatagttttatacagttaataaattatgctatcaatattaaaactgttgtttgaaaaatatataacttatttaatatcccaggtctctctgtctttctgtccttctgtccctctgtctgtaacgattatatcatatcgttctaaaattgatgcaacgggcatcacgatgtccgaaaacaactcgttacaaatatttcatgaattttgtctccccttaaaaacttcagctcgttggcttcagtggtaagtcaccccctccctctctagctacactactgtacagagcacggaaagtatttaccaatcggataaaaattcgcgagattgcgtgataatcatgcatttaattacgcacggcaccgaatacgcctgcatcgccgccgcaagggtcggtggtacgttgctctcattttaaacacccctgggggacacgctcgacaccatcgactttggatgcttataacttggccaatttcaaagggatttacatccggtcttcaccagtcgcttccttatataaaaaaggttctacattttgtccacaacaggaatccgtcgactacagcgccacctagaagcaaaaaactgaaacggttgcgtttccacatacatttggatcacttttcccatacaaactttgagccatttgcgcacgccaaccactagacctaatgagctgaaattttcaggggagcttctggtacccccaaactgtcatttaagggtgcaaggtttgaaattccagacttttcactttttccatataagcttgggccACTCTACTGTACACGTACAGTgtacattagggcagttcaaatttcaaaaatgttagaaaattccaactcccatatgtctattagcatcattttgataatataggagtcctggcaaaatttcaggcaattcggtggccatttaggggtggcgcgaagtcaatttatgtttatatggaaatttgtatgaaaaaaacgtaaaatttattcaagtatcTCTACAGCTGTcgaatcgtgatgaattcaaataaatatccccaacctccctttttgtaatctatataaatgagaactccggataacacattagttatgagttgATTGAACGGTtttattgacagtgtgaatatgggataaatggctaaaatggtgtaattagcctcaacgtagcagtgaaaatatgaatcaaaattaatgagttacccactgattgagctcaaatatattccaaaaatggagatttggggatgtttatttgaattcatcacgatttaagagttgtagggggatttaaataaattttaagtttttcccatacaaattttcatataaacataaattgacttcgcgccacccctaaatggccacggaattgcctgaaatttcgCCAGGACtcatatattatcaaaatgatgctaatagacatatgggagttggaattttcgaacatttttgaaatgtgaactgccctagtgtACATATAATTGGTTTGAGTTCCTACACAGCTACTTTATTTTACCggagtcggtaaaattttactgagtttTTGGATTACGGATCGTCCAGTAATTTCAACAGCTATATTCTACATTACCGAGTTGTTAGCATAAACGAGATATGTCAAAATAACATTAAAATCGGTAACAGGTAGTTTGATTATGTGAACATAACTGAGTTAGTCAGTAAatgaggatttttttaaagaattttttgggAAACGACTGTGGGGTTTAATCATAGATCGAATGCTCTGACGAACTTTGAAACCAGGACGCTGATGGCGGCCAGTGGCGGACCCCGTCGGATGCTGTCTATCACAGCCGAGAGGAGGCAGGAATCGAAGCTAAATTAACAATTCAAgacgaaattttcaaaacgacttatctgcttttataaacaaagattcaaacaacgatttgacgaatctgatagctctcccacgcaaaccaacaccatcaacaggtagcggaaaccttcagctACCTATTGATTGTGTTAATTtccgtgggagagctatcagattcgtcaaatcgtcgtttgcatctttgtttacaaaagcagataaatcgttatgaaaattttgtctagaattaGTTGTTTTTATACGTTAGCGATTGggatgcaaaatggtgggttgacatcaaggaaggagcgcccaacagagctctggtccccacaagtccctatctcacgcttccaccccaagcagcacgcgcaacatctttcaaataggtgtttgttcctaataaattgcattgaagacactggcaatacatcgagtcacattaaagccactttccagtttcagaaaatcacaatgtttcatttccgtttaagtggcgtcgcaatattctacccatctgacttcttgggtggtttaaaattcgatatgtttcatatcagaaacaaaacagataagttgcagaattaataacacttcggttcattgctgttacgataatgtttctgatatgttgcaaaacactttgagctcagctgagcagtattttatttttgacagttccctgcatgttccgtataaggtacaatgaagttacaaatgactttgtttacgtagtgcacttgtagcagaatctccaaatagaattgttggtgtgatggttatagtagcaggttgcaaatctcaaggtccatggtttcgattcccggttggttttgtgtttttattttcattgtagccgcaagatgttgcaaataggctccacctcttgcgctttttgtgtcacaaacgagttccaaatacgacgcgttgtgcataagtcagaccttcagtaagtcacaccacagttgttgttactcactgagaaacaagaggtgttgcttgggacgggtcatccgatgacaaaagaccgccagctaagggtaaagtacttagctggtagtgcagcctgggcactgttgtccttctgagtgagaaggtacgcctcgagcgtctgttcaccaggaggtgcggctcaaacagcgtctgcctggtacccagcggctgattaacgaaatgctgtatcgcgtcagctatacctaaggtggcagccccatcatcgcgatgtaggtaacgcgaccacggtaaggtagcttactgaagcctctcaaataccacgacaaatggagatagaagaaaaagagaacgttatttttggcaaccgacccggcaacgaaataaggactatgattggaaactcggtacctggaatgtcagggccctaaatgaacctggacgagtgagccttctggctcgtgaactgcagaaggttggagtgaacgtggctgctattcaagaagtccgatggcctagatccggagaacgtgaattccgagccgtggaccccacgaccaatactgcattcaagtataacatctatcacagcggcggtgaaaaagcagagcatggagctggtttcatagtgatgggcaagcagatgaagcgagtgatgcggtggaaacccattagcgaacgaatctgtgtgttgaggatacgtgGCAAaatcttcaattacagcctaatcaacgtttacgcaccgacaaacgataaatccgacgacgtgaaggatacgttttatgaatgtcttgataaagcctatggagagtgcccaaagcatgacgtgaaaattgttatcagagacgctaacgctcaggtcggtagagaggactttttccgtcccataatcggtagggagagcctttactccgctaccaatgacaacggcctacggctagtaaattttgctgctaccAGAGGGCTgtccatcagtagcacctactttgcacgaaagaacatcagaaagcacacctggagacacccaaatggtgaaacttgcaaccagatagagcatgttctggtggatgggcgccatttctcggatgttatcgatctgcggacattcagaggtccgaaaattgactctgatcactacctcgttttcagtaaaattcgatcacggttgtcaactgtatcgaacgaaagatcacagcgaacgatgcgttacaatatccagtgattgtcggcggaaggagtatcggctgagtaccgccagaagctcgacgaacggataagtgcaatcaacgttagcgacaacatcaacgatctatgggagtcgatccatggagcggtgagcacaacagcacgagaagtggtaggcactgcatagaggtgacccaggacgggttggttcgatgtggagtgtcagagagtgacagacgagaagaacgttgccagaagccggatgttggtgtcgggtacccgatcgaatagagatcggtacaagaaagcaagagcagccgaaaaacgaacccaccgcaggaagaaaaaagagtacgaagaacaagttattagtgaggcgcaggaaaaaatggagcagaacgatatgcggaggttttatgagtctgtcaatagtgtgtggagaaagacagcgccatctcccatcatgtgcaacgaccaacaagggaatttgcgtacagataaaactgaagtggctgccaggtggaagcaacacttcgagactttgttgaatggaggaagtgacggtgcatcggtgaacagaataaatattagcgacgatggacaagctgtggagtcactcacactagatgaggttaaaaaagctgtcaaagagctgacaaacaataaggctgcggggaaggaccagctcccggctgaactgctggttggacggcctcatttgccctctctttaagaaagggcacagactggagtgcgccaattaccgaggaataaccctccttaattcggcttACAAAATTAtatcccgtattctgttcaacagattgagaccgcttgaagagtccttcgtcggcgaataccaagcgggttttcgtgagggccgatcaacgacggaacaaatgtttaccctgagacaaatccttgataaattccgggagtacaacttgcagacacatcatctgtttattgatttcaaggcggcgtacgattcagcgaaacggaatgaattatggcaaattatgcttgaacatggttttccggcgaaactgatacggctgagtcgtataacgttggacg
The nucleotide sequence above comes from Armigeres subalbatus isolate Guangzhou_Male chromosome 3, GZ_Asu_2, whole genome shotgun sequence. Encoded proteins:
- the LOC134223861 gene encoding hornerin-like → MKIILSTCITCFLMLAVVEARPQRLKRSDFIFRPDEELTWEEREIAMRRGHTQSSAANTASQTMVGPQGIGQQTAGGSVSSNLANDGSSGQLSAANTQQQSFQSGDKFQSQNSGQSQSANFGKDHQQMSNANTNTNTVKDGANIREQTEGGAASSLVGKHGSQASQAQTTNEKYVTNGQQGNRSTGSSQSQNIGKDGSGQGANSNTGVETIVLPDGTTITKSFGASSSFQSSGNVKVGALASGFSNMLQG